One part of the Triplophysa dalaica isolate WHDGS20190420 chromosome 25, ASM1584641v1, whole genome shotgun sequence genome encodes these proteins:
- the LOC130415857 gene encoding golgin subfamily A member 6-like protein 24, translating to MANCTTKLDTMAADKHETELKVISWNVNGLKHTKQKNDQKLKDLKKVFGDFDIVLLQETHLGKKKADMKDLSPSMQSMKKNREFDCEDIILKDKTHSEPGVKKGPVLYQTHFHSRSRGVAILVNKQHNCLKAYSEGGDFSWVYIEIDGKKYTFVSVYYHLKERDLMLRIHQSVLRKEPKAWTESILVIGGDFNTTLDPELDLAKPNKTHISRRNEINKFVGIEKLVDVWSEKKKEKKEKKEEEEEKEEEEEEEEEEQEEEEEEEEEEEEEKERKNQYTFSCKGPKSRLDYVFMLKRDYKYVLNCVIPQEKKQKEEKKEENEHVEKDENVQQDGQEEQGENKEHDWSKITDHYPVLLTTRIIKNV from the coding sequence ATGGCCAATTGTACTACAAAACTTGACACCATGGCAGCAGATAAACATGAAACTGAGCTAAAAGTGATCTCCTGGAATGTCAATggattaaaacacacaaaacaaaagaatgacCAAAAgttaaaagatttaaagaaaGTCTTtggagattttgatattgttctTCTGCAAGAAACCCACTTGGGTAAAAAAAAGGCAGATATGAAAGATCTGAGTCCCTCAATGCAGTCTATGAAGAAAAACAGGGAGTTTGATTGTGAAGACATAATCTTAAAAGATAAAACTCATTCAGAACCTGGTGTCAAGAAGGGACCTGTCCTGTATCAGACACATTTTCATTCAAGGTCCAGAGGTGTTGCCATTCTTgtcaataaacaacacaattgtCTGAAGGCATATAGTGAGGGTGGAGATTTTTCCTGGGTTTACATTGAAATTGATGGTAAGAAGTACACATTTGTAAGTGTTTATTACCATTTAAAGGAACGTGATCTCATGTTGAGGATTCACCAAAGCGTTCTAAGAAAGGAACCAAAAGCATGGACAGAGAGCATACTTGTAATTGGAGGAGATTTTAACACAACACTAGATCCTGAACTCGACCTAGCTAAACctaacaaaacacacatctcACGaagaaatgaaattaataaatttGTTGGAATTGAAAAGCTGGTAGATGTCtggagtgaaaaaaaaaaagaaaaaaaagaaaaaaaagaagaagaagaagaaaaagaagaagaagaagaagaagaggaggaggagcaggaggaggaggaagaggaggaagaggaggaggaggaagaaaaagaaagaaaaaaccaATACACTTTCTCATGTAAAGGTCCTAAATCTAGACTAGACtatgtgtttatgttaaagAGGGATTATAAATATGTTCTAAACTGTGTAATACCtcaagaaaagaaacaaaaggaagaaaagaaagaagagaaTGAACATGTAGAAAAGGATGAAAATGTACAACAGGATGGACAGGAAGAACAGGGAGAAAATAAAGAACACGACTGGTCCAAAATTACTGATCACTACCCTGTATTGCTGACCACAagaatcataaaaaatgtatga